A region of Acidithiobacillus ferridurans DNA encodes the following proteins:
- the rpmI gene encoding 50S ribosomal protein L35 — translation MPKMKSNRGAAKRFKRTGSGKFKHRQAFLNHILTKKTTKRKRHLRHTLVTSGSDQAALRRMLPYG, via the coding sequence GTGCCAAAAATGAAGAGCAATCGTGGGGCGGCCAAGCGTTTCAAGCGCACCGGTTCCGGTAAATTCAAGCATCGTCAGGCGTTTTTGAACCACATCCTGACCAAGAAAACGACCAAGCGGAAGCGCCACCTGCGCCATACGCTGGTTACTTCGGGTAGCGACCAGGCCGCATTGCGGCGAATGCTCCCCTACGGTTGA
- the rplT gene encoding 50S ribosomal protein L20: MSRVKRGVTAHARHKKVLARAKGFRGQRKSNYRIAHQAVMKALTYEYRDRRTKKRDFRSLWIVRINAAARSEGVTYSRFMNGLLRAGIQLDRKVLADIAVRDKAAFSRLVEVVKGQLAA, translated from the coding sequence ATGTCTAGAGTAAAACGTGGCGTAACCGCCCATGCACGGCACAAGAAAGTTCTGGCCCGTGCCAAGGGCTTTCGTGGCCAGCGCAAGAGCAATTATCGCATTGCCCATCAGGCGGTGATGAAGGCTCTGACCTATGAGTATCGTGATCGCCGGACCAAGAAACGCGATTTTCGCAGTTTGTGGATTGTGCGTATCAATGCCGCGGCACGTTCTGAGGGCGTGACCTACAGCCGTTTCATGAATGGCTTGTTGCGCGCGGGTATCCAGCTTGACCGCAAGGTGCTGGCCGACATAGCCGTACGTGACAAGGCGGCCTTTTCCCGTCTCGTTGAGGTGGTCAAGGGCCAGTTGGCAGCCTGA
- a CDS encoding NAD(P)/FAD-dependent oxidoreductase has product MRILVVGGGMGGTIFANHLARRIHHEMKTGKARITMLSASHEHVYQPGWLYVAMGRTTPDELVREQQSLLEPGIEFHVDPVEEFHLADNHVQCKSGKIHEYDVMVISTGSRPMPENIPGLQENSINCYTAENAVEFFRQLSDFKGGRIVVTVGLPHKCPMIPLEITFAMHDFIQDRGLRDKTEFYYTYPIGRVHSLENVAKWAAPEFDRMGIQYETLFNMKEVDGKNAQVLSEEGGAVKYDLLVAVPPHKGQEVIEQNGLGQNGWIPTNRTSLHMEGEYGKNVIVLGDTTNLPISKAGSTTHFEAEVAAENVAAVIKIGRSVRSYDGKVFCFIEAGKDRATYAMFDYQHPPQPKAPTGAVHAFKMAYNQLYWASARGLL; this is encoded by the coding sequence ATGAGAATTCTCGTCGTCGGTGGGGGTATGGGGGGCACCATTTTCGCCAATCATCTGGCCCGCCGTATCCACCATGAAATGAAAACCGGCAAGGCCCGCATTACCATGCTCTCGGCCAGCCACGAACACGTCTATCAGCCCGGTTGGCTTTATGTGGCCATGGGTCGGACGACCCCGGATGAACTGGTCCGCGAACAGCAGAGCCTGCTGGAACCCGGTATCGAGTTTCATGTCGATCCCGTGGAGGAGTTTCATCTCGCCGACAATCACGTCCAATGCAAGAGCGGCAAGATTCATGAGTATGATGTTATGGTCATTTCCACCGGCTCCCGTCCCATGCCAGAAAACATCCCCGGCCTCCAGGAGAACTCCATCAACTGTTACACCGCGGAGAATGCGGTGGAGTTCTTCCGGCAACTCTCGGACTTCAAGGGGGGGCGCATCGTCGTCACCGTCGGTCTGCCGCACAAGTGTCCGATGATTCCGCTGGAAATCACCTTCGCCATGCACGATTTCATTCAGGATCGTGGCCTGCGGGACAAGACCGAGTTCTACTACACGTATCCCATCGGTCGGGTGCATAGCCTGGAGAATGTGGCGAAGTGGGCGGCACCGGAATTCGACCGGATGGGCATCCAGTACGAGACGCTGTTCAATATGAAGGAAGTCGATGGCAAAAATGCCCAGGTCCTCAGTGAGGAGGGGGGTGCCGTCAAGTATGACCTGCTGGTGGCGGTGCCGCCGCACAAGGGTCAGGAAGTCATTGAGCAGAATGGCCTCGGGCAGAATGGCTGGATTCCTACCAACCGCACGTCTTTGCACATGGAGGGGGAATACGGCAAGAATGTCATCGTCCTGGGGGACACCACCAACCTGCCGATCAGCAAGGCCGGCTCCACCACGCATTTCGAGGCTGAGGTCGCCGCCGAGAATGTCGCGGCGGTGATCAAGATCGGGCGATCGGTGCGCAGTTACGATGGCAAGGTCTTCTGCTTCATAGAGGCGGGCAAGGATCGCGCCACGTATGCCATGTTTGATTACCAGCATCCTCCGCAGCCCAAGGCCCCGACCGGTGCGGTCCATGCCTTCAAGATGGCCTACAACCAGCTCTATTGGGCCAGTGCCCGCGGCTTACTCTAA
- a CDS encoding DsrE/DsrF/DrsH-like family protein, whose translation MSGLYIICLSGVRERLQFAAMAASVAAVSGSEVHVFLSMNAFPYFVKGHGKEAPAEGEMGHSMAGRNVPPFYQIFEQAVELGDAKIWACSMAMDVMGIQAEAMEDIVAGPLGLTKFLSDAEGAQILTF comes from the coding sequence ATGTCGGGATTATATATCATCTGTTTAAGTGGGGTGAGAGAGCGGTTGCAGTTTGCGGCGATGGCGGCGTCGGTTGCGGCGGTTTCGGGGTCGGAGGTGCATGTTTTTCTGTCCATGAATGCCTTTCCCTATTTTGTGAAAGGACACGGCAAGGAGGCCCCGGCGGAAGGCGAGATGGGGCATTCGATGGCCGGGCGCAATGTGCCGCCGTTCTACCAGATTTTTGAGCAGGCCGTGGAATTGGGCGATGCCAAAATCTGGGCCTGCTCCATGGCCATGGACGTGATGGGGATCCAGGCGGAGGCGATGGAAGACATCGTCGCCGGGCCTTTGGGTCTGACCAAGTTCCTCAGCGACGCCGAAGGCGCGCAGATCCTGACCTTTTAA
- a CDS encoding sulfurtransferase TusA family protein: protein MSERVVDARGSFCPGPLMELISSMKMMSVGDTLELLSTDAGSAADVPEWIQKVGHEMLDTRQDDAGTWHIRVRKAK from the coding sequence ATGAGTGAAAGAGTCGTAGATGCCCGCGGCAGTTTTTGCCCCGGGCCGCTGATGGAGCTGATTTCCAGCATGAAGATGATGAGTGTCGGCGATACCCTGGAATTGTTGTCCACCGATGCCGGTTCCGCTGCGGATGTACCGGAGTGGATCCAAAAGGTCGGTCACGAAATGCTCGATACCCGACAGGATGATGCGGGTACCTGGCATATCCGGGTGCGCAAGGCCAAGTAG
- the pheS gene encoding phenylalanine--tRNA ligase subunit alpha yields the protein MPFQSMASIAEAAQEVAAASDLNTLERIRLRWLGKKGVLTEAMQQLGQLSPEARREAGQLLNERKSEVQSLLQERKAELEAAAIHARLQQEHLDVTLPGRREACGSAHPIRQTLEWIEHYFFGLGFEISDGPEIEDDYHNFAALNIPEDHPARAMHDTFYLDATRLLRTQTSTVQIRFLESHQPPLRMIATGRVYRRDSDITHTPMFHQVEGLLLDERASFADLRGLLSDFLHGFFAKPDLPVRFRPSYFPFTEPSAEIDIGCVICGGSGCRVCKQTGWLEVLGCGMVHPAVLAGAGVDGERFSGFAFGMGVERLTMLRYGVNDLRLFFENDLRFLKQFS from the coding sequence ATGCCTTTTCAATCCATGGCCTCCATCGCGGAGGCTGCCCAGGAAGTCGCGGCGGCCTCCGACCTGAACACCCTGGAACGGATCCGCCTGCGGTGGCTCGGTAAGAAGGGCGTTCTTACCGAGGCAATGCAGCAACTCGGGCAGTTGTCACCCGAAGCGCGGCGGGAAGCCGGGCAATTGCTCAACGAGCGCAAGTCCGAGGTGCAGTCGCTTTTGCAGGAACGCAAGGCAGAGCTTGAAGCGGCCGCTATTCATGCACGTCTTCAGCAGGAACATCTGGATGTGACGCTGCCGGGACGGCGGGAAGCGTGTGGTAGCGCGCATCCTATTCGCCAGACTCTGGAGTGGATAGAGCATTATTTTTTCGGATTGGGTTTTGAGATCAGCGATGGCCCCGAAATCGAGGACGATTATCACAACTTCGCCGCACTCAATATTCCGGAAGACCACCCTGCGCGGGCGATGCATGACACCTTTTATCTGGACGCAACACGTCTTTTGCGCACCCAGACGTCGACAGTTCAGATCCGGTTTCTGGAATCCCATCAGCCGCCCCTGCGTATGATCGCCACCGGCAGGGTATACCGGCGCGACTCAGATATCACCCATACGCCGATGTTTCACCAGGTGGAGGGCTTGCTGCTCGACGAACGGGCCAGTTTCGCCGATTTGCGCGGTTTGCTGTCGGATTTTCTGCACGGGTTTTTCGCAAAGCCTGATCTCCCGGTACGCTTCCGTCCCTCCTACTTCCCCTTCACGGAGCCTTCCGCTGAAATTGATATCGGCTGCGTCATCTGCGGCGGTTCCGGCTGCCGGGTCTGCAAGCAGACCGGCTGGCTGGAGGTGCTGGGCTGCGGTATGGTGCATCCGGCGGTGTTGGCGGGTGCCGGTGTCGACGGCGAGCGTTTCAGCGGCTTTGCCTTTGGGATGGGTGTCGAGCGTCTCACCATGCTGCGTTACGGAGTGAACGATCTACGTCTCTTCTTCGAGAACGATCTGCGCTTCCTCAAACAGTTTTCCTGA
- a CDS encoding 2-isopropylmalate synthase, whose translation MRPTKEHLIIFDTTLRDGEQSPGAAMTREEKLRIAKALERLRVDVIEAGFPAASNGDFAAVQAIAAAVKDSRICALARARDEDIRRAGEAIARAAAGRIHTFIATSPVHMQAKLRMAPDEVLERAVAAVRLARHYCDDVEFSPEDAGRSEEDFLCRVIEAVIDAGARTINIPDTVGYNLPDRFGQLVSNLRGRVPNADRAIFSVHCHNDLGLAVANSLSAVLHGARQVECTINGLGERAGNAALEEIVMAVRTRADVFSCDTRIDATQIVPTSKLVSTITGFPIQPNKAIVGANAFAHESGIHQDGVLKHRETYEIMRAEDVGWAANRMTLGKLSGRAAVRARLEALGIHLDKDALDMVFTRFKELADRKAEIFDEDLQTLVNEDLQEEQAERYRLGYLRVCSEMGTHPEARVEVLVEGVAKTAAAVGGGPVDAAFKAIEAVVASGAQLLLYSVNAITTGTDAQGEVTVRLQQDGRIVNGQGADTDIVLASAKAYLSALNRLQQPQGRRHPQI comes from the coding sequence ATGCGTCCAACTAAAGAACACTTGATCATTTTCGACACCACCTTGCGCGATGGCGAGCAGTCGCCGGGTGCGGCCATGACGCGCGAGGAGAAACTGCGTATCGCCAAGGCCCTGGAGCGCTTGCGCGTGGATGTCATCGAGGCGGGCTTCCCCGCCGCCAGCAACGGCGATTTCGCAGCCGTGCAGGCCATCGCCGCAGCGGTGAAGGACAGCCGCATCTGTGCCCTGGCACGGGCCCGGGACGAGGACATCCGCCGCGCCGGGGAGGCCATCGCCCGGGCGGCGGCGGGGCGCATCCATACCTTCATCGCCACCAGCCCGGTACACATGCAGGCCAAATTGCGCATGGCCCCCGACGAGGTCCTGGAGCGGGCGGTGGCGGCGGTGCGTCTGGCGCGGCACTATTGCGACGACGTGGAGTTTTCGCCGGAGGATGCCGGGCGCTCGGAGGAGGATTTCCTCTGCCGGGTCATCGAGGCGGTGATCGACGCCGGGGCGCGCACCATCAATATCCCGGACACGGTGGGTTACAACCTTCCGGACCGCTTCGGGCAGCTCGTCAGCAATTTGCGCGGGCGCGTGCCCAATGCCGACCGGGCGATCTTTTCGGTGCATTGTCATAACGACCTAGGCCTGGCCGTGGCCAACTCCTTGTCGGCCGTCCTCCACGGCGCCCGCCAGGTGGAATGCACCATCAACGGTCTGGGCGAGCGGGCGGGCAATGCCGCCCTGGAGGAGATCGTCATGGCGGTGCGCACCCGCGCCGACGTCTTCTCCTGCGACACCCGCATCGACGCCACCCAGATCGTGCCCACCAGCAAGCTGGTGTCCACCATCACCGGTTTCCCGATCCAGCCCAACAAGGCCATCGTCGGGGCCAACGCCTTTGCCCATGAGTCGGGCATCCATCAGGACGGTGTCCTCAAGCACCGGGAGACCTACGAAATCATGCGCGCCGAGGACGTGGGCTGGGCGGCCAACCGCATGACCCTGGGCAAGCTCTCGGGCCGGGCGGCGGTGCGGGCGCGCCTGGAGGCCTTGGGCATCCATCTGGACAAGGATGCCCTCGACATGGTCTTCACGCGCTTCAAGGAGTTGGCCGACCGCAAGGCGGAAATCTTCGATGAGGACTTGCAGACCCTCGTCAACGAGGATCTGCAGGAGGAGCAGGCGGAACGCTATCGCCTGGGTTACCTGCGCGTCTGCTCGGAGATGGGCACCCATCCCGAAGCCCGGGTGGAAGTCCTGGTGGAAGGCGTGGCCAAGACCGCCGCGGCCGTGGGCGGAGGGCCGGTGGATGCCGCCTTCAAGGCCATCGAAGCGGTGGTGGCAAGCGGTGCGCAATTATTGCTGTATTCGGTCAATGCCATCACGACCGGCACCGACGCCCAAGGCGAGGTCACGGTGCGCTTGCAGCAGGATGGCCGCATCGTCAATGGTCAGGGGGCGGATACGGATATCGTCCTCGCCAGCGCCAAGGCCTATCTCTCGGCCTTGAACCGCCTGCAACAGCCCCAAGGGCGGCGGCATCCGCAGATCTAG
- a CDS encoding MerR family transcriptional regulator, producing the protein MVANQTTHREKASKDLAPLPDIPEKRYFSISEAALLCGVKAHVLRYWEQEFPQLSPLKRKGNRRYYQRHDLLLARQIRTLLYGEGYTIHGARERLQGRGRFPHRESPDENQRQLSLDVGGASISVIEVRKRWQYLRQELSELLDLCGRRH; encoded by the coding sequence ATGGTAGCGAACCAGACAACGCATAGGGAAAAGGCGAGCAAAGACCTCGCTCCGCTCCCGGATATACCGGAAAAACGGTATTTCTCCATCAGCGAGGCCGCCCTGCTCTGCGGGGTGAAGGCACATGTGCTGCGTTACTGGGAGCAGGAGTTTCCGCAGCTTAGTCCACTCAAAAGAAAGGGTAACCGGCGTTATTACCAGCGCCACGACCTGTTGTTGGCGAGACAGATTCGTACCCTTCTCTATGGAGAAGGGTACACCATTCACGGTGCGCGGGAGCGTTTGCAGGGGCGGGGGCGCTTTCCGCACCGCGAGTCCCCGGATGAAAATCAGCGGCAACTGAGTCTGGACGTGGGTGGCGCATCCATCAGTGTTATCGAGGTCCGCAAACGTTGGCAATACCTGCGCCAGGAGTTATCGGAATTATTGGATTTATGCGGTCGCAGGCATTGA
- a CDS encoding sigma-54 interaction domain-containing protein yields the protein MSIGLDVGSVLNIQQNPMVLINRDYRIIAANRAYQNAYGVRADEVIGKCCHEISHHSPVPCHMCGEDCPHQAVFNTGEAHEVRHIHYDHQNHAEHVRIRGHAIKDQDGNAYLGEEIIRLPRQVEEITCGELHMVGHSPAFMRCLHHLEMAGRTDASILLSGESGVGKELAANALHQFSARASGPFITVDCASLPETLFESEILGHERGAFTGCLGRKCGLYEMAHGGTLFLDEVGELPLAMQAKLLRVLETGSFRRLGGAETLHADVRIVAATNRNLLEMATQRAFREDLYYRLAAITIDLPPLRERREDIAGIAKVLLDRIGRNWGGGWSLSKEAEIRLCAYDFPGNVRELRNILQKAAALADGPIIQPRHLDWAVSRKATLPTAKRSSLPEPGKTGLHPDNLDELLRLYHGNRRQVADVLGVCERTVYRWLQRQTVG from the coding sequence TTGTCCATTGGGCTGGATGTCGGCAGTGTGCTCAATATTCAGCAGAATCCCATGGTGCTGATCAATCGGGACTATCGGATTATAGCCGCCAACCGCGCCTATCAGAATGCCTATGGCGTGCGTGCGGATGAGGTGATCGGGAAGTGTTGCCATGAAATCTCCCATCACTCCCCAGTACCTTGTCACATGTGTGGAGAAGATTGTCCTCACCAGGCGGTGTTCAATACCGGGGAAGCGCATGAGGTGCGTCACATTCATTATGACCACCAGAATCATGCCGAGCATGTGCGGATTCGCGGCCATGCCATCAAGGATCAGGACGGTAATGCTTATCTGGGGGAGGAAATCATCCGTCTCCCGCGTCAGGTGGAGGAAATCACCTGCGGTGAGTTGCATATGGTAGGACACTCACCCGCCTTTATGCGCTGTCTGCATCATTTAGAAATGGCAGGGCGGACGGATGCCAGCATCCTGCTGTCCGGTGAGAGCGGGGTAGGCAAGGAGCTGGCTGCCAATGCTCTGCATCAGTTCTCGGCGCGGGCGAGTGGTCCTTTCATCACCGTCGATTGCGCTTCCTTGCCGGAGACCCTTTTTGAAAGCGAGATACTGGGCCACGAGCGGGGTGCTTTCACCGGTTGTCTCGGGCGCAAATGCGGGCTGTATGAAATGGCCCATGGCGGCACTCTGTTTCTGGACGAGGTCGGTGAACTACCGCTTGCTATGCAGGCCAAGCTGCTGCGGGTACTGGAAACGGGTAGCTTTCGGCGACTGGGCGGAGCGGAAACCCTGCATGCAGACGTGCGCATAGTGGCCGCCACCAATCGCAATCTGCTGGAGATGGCTACGCAGCGGGCCTTTCGTGAAGATCTCTATTACCGTTTGGCGGCCATTACCATTGATTTGCCGCCGTTGCGTGAGCGTCGCGAAGATATCGCGGGTATCGCCAAAGTTTTGCTGGATCGCATTGGCAGGAACTGGGGCGGGGGTTGGAGCTTGTCCAAGGAGGCGGAGATTCGTCTGTGTGCCTACGATTTTCCGGGCAACGTGAGGGAGTTGCGCAACATTCTGCAAAAGGCGGCGGCGCTGGCGGATGGTCCGATCATTCAGCCCCGGCATCTGGATTGGGCAGTATCGCGCAAAGCAACCCTGCCGACAGCAAAGCGATCGTCGCTCCCCGAGCCGGGGAAGACTGGACTGCACCCTGACAACCTCGACGAATTGTTGCGTCTTTATCATGGTAACAGACGCCAAGTGGCAGATGTGCTGGGAGTTTGTGAGCGCACGGTGTACCGCTGGTTACAGCGCCAGACTGTGGGGTAA
- the pheT gene encoding phenylalanine--tRNA ligase subunit beta: protein MRVSVQWLRELLEISWDTEEIARRLTMGGIEVEAIEDAAPSFRGVVVAAVRSVAPHPQADKLRVAEVDAGDGRLRTIVCGADNLAAGQRVPLALPGALLPGEHRIATSMLRGISSEGMLCAAAELGLDDGSSGLLVLDADAPVGADLRAYLGLDDQILTLGITPNRGDALSVAGVARDLFALGAEALSLPTAAIPVPAWAVVRPGDVVPGNGGFAPHVAADAQNACRSYTALWIEGVPERLPDYLRERLRRAGQRCIHPVVDLLNLQMLETGQPLHAFDAETLQGNLTVRWAQIGETLDALDGRDLPLESDMLVIADDAGPVALAGIIGGRRTAVTAQTRSIVLESAFFQPGAIQGRARRLGLQTDAAMRFERGVDFTLGPVVATRTLQLFATLGMARLRTERSCTILGQLPEHQPIPLRRARLARILGMDYEDDVVETALTRLGLHVNRVPDGWQAIPPSHRFDLRIEADLIEEVGRIHGYERLPAHRPEGILQPLPMKQGPQAATLRSVLQARDYHEVITYSFISRQAQNLFTPDADAPALLNPLSADLAVMRASLWPGLMQALQFNMKRQQERVRIFELGRVFSAHGQRLVLGGCIVGTVDRESWAEPLRAVDFYDLKGDVSALLALWPGTDFTFRPLDAYPALHPGQAAEICVEDRRVGVLGAFHPTQAAEYGLDKSPFFFYLDVEWLGNLTSISRFSSLSPFPALRRDIALVIPNDILAGTVLDTMRAAASGIVRSITIFDRYQGSSLVAGTYSLAFALLLQDAGRTLTDTEVQAEMDRLLVAVRQLGSIELRA from the coding sequence ATGCGTGTCAGTGTTCAGTGGCTTCGTGAATTGCTTGAAATTTCCTGGGATACGGAGGAGATCGCCCGGCGTTTGACCATGGGCGGTATCGAGGTGGAGGCGATTGAGGATGCCGCGCCGTCTTTTCGCGGAGTGGTCGTCGCTGCCGTCCGGTCCGTGGCACCCCATCCGCAGGCCGATAAGCTGCGGGTGGCAGAGGTGGATGCGGGCGACGGGAGGCTACGCACGATTGTCTGTGGGGCGGACAACCTGGCAGCAGGTCAGCGGGTGCCTCTGGCCCTCCCCGGTGCGCTGCTCCCTGGAGAACACCGCATCGCCACATCTATGCTGCGCGGGATATCCTCGGAAGGAATGCTTTGTGCAGCCGCGGAGCTGGGGCTTGATGACGGCAGCAGCGGTTTGCTGGTTCTGGACGCGGATGCGCCGGTGGGAGCCGACCTGCGCGCTTACCTCGGTCTGGATGACCAGATACTGACCCTGGGGATCACTCCGAATCGTGGCGATGCGCTGTCCGTAGCTGGAGTCGCCAGGGATTTGTTTGCCCTCGGGGCTGAAGCGTTGTCCCTCCCCACGGCGGCTATCCCGGTACCGGCATGGGCGGTCGTGCGCCCGGGCGATGTGGTCCCCGGTAATGGAGGCTTTGCTCCGCATGTTGCCGCAGACGCGCAAAACGCCTGTCGTTCCTACACCGCCCTGTGGATAGAGGGTGTTCCGGAACGGTTGCCGGACTATTTGCGTGAGCGTCTGCGTCGTGCAGGTCAGCGTTGCATCCATCCCGTAGTGGATCTGCTGAATCTGCAAATGCTCGAAACGGGACAGCCTCTACACGCCTTTGACGCAGAAACGCTGCAAGGGAATCTCACCGTGCGCTGGGCGCAGATTGGGGAGACTCTCGATGCTCTGGATGGCCGCGACTTGCCGCTGGAATCCGATATGTTGGTGATTGCGGACGACGCGGGTCCGGTGGCTCTGGCGGGTATTATTGGTGGGCGGCGCACTGCGGTGACAGCACAGACGCGTTCCATTGTCCTGGAGTCCGCTTTCTTCCAGCCGGGGGCTATCCAGGGGCGCGCACGCCGCCTGGGCCTGCAGACGGATGCTGCCATGCGCTTTGAACGCGGCGTCGATTTCACCTTGGGGCCGGTGGTGGCCACCCGTACCTTGCAGCTTTTCGCCACGTTAGGTATGGCACGTTTGCGAACAGAACGATCCTGCACCATTCTGGGTCAGTTGCCGGAGCATCAGCCGATCCCCTTGCGCCGTGCCCGACTGGCACGCATCCTGGGAATGGATTACGAGGATGATGTGGTCGAAACGGCTCTCACTCGTCTGGGGCTGCATGTCAACAGGGTCCCCGATGGCTGGCAGGCGATTCCCCCGAGTCACCGCTTTGATCTCCGCATCGAGGCGGATCTGATCGAAGAGGTGGGACGGATCCATGGTTATGAGCGATTGCCCGCCCACCGCCCTGAGGGCATCCTGCAACCGCTGCCCATGAAGCAGGGACCGCAGGCAGCCACTTTACGCAGTGTTTTGCAGGCGCGGGATTATCATGAGGTGATCACCTACAGTTTTATCTCCCGTCAGGCGCAAAACCTGTTCACACCGGATGCCGACGCGCCAGCGCTGCTCAACCCCCTGTCCGCAGATTTGGCCGTCATGCGCGCCAGCCTTTGGCCGGGTTTGATGCAAGCGCTTCAATTCAACATGAAACGGCAGCAGGAACGGGTACGCATTTTTGAACTGGGGCGCGTATTTTCCGCCCACGGGCAGCGCCTCGTGCTGGGCGGCTGTATAGTCGGGACGGTGGATCGGGAAAGCTGGGCGGAACCCCTGCGCGCGGTTGATTTCTATGACCTGAAAGGCGACGTGAGTGCTTTGCTCGCGCTTTGGCCGGGTACGGACTTTACCTTCCGGCCGCTGGACGCCTACCCGGCCCTGCATCCGGGACAGGCTGCAGAAATTTGTGTGGAAGATCGGCGGGTGGGCGTGCTCGGTGCGTTTCATCCAACCCAGGCCGCAGAGTATGGCCTTGACAAGTCACCGTTTTTCTTCTACTTGGATGTGGAGTGGCTGGGTAATCTGACGAGCATTTCCAGGTTTTCATCCCTGTCGCCATTTCCGGCATTGCGGCGGGATATAGCGTTGGTTATCCCGAATGACATACTGGCAGGAACGGTACTCGATACCATGCGGGCCGCTGCATCGGGTATCGTGCGGAGCATCACCATTTTTGATCGCTATCAGGGTTCTTCCCTGGTGGCGGGAACGTACAGTCTGGCTTTTGCGCTGCTCCTTCAGGACGCGGGGCGGACGCTGACGGATACAGAGGTACAAGCAGAAATGGACCGGTTGCTGGTTGCCGTGCGGCAACTCGGTTCCATCGAACTCAGGGCATAG
- a CDS encoding integration host factor subunit alpha produces the protein MAVTKAEIVDMLFESMGLNKREAKGIVEALFDGIRENLAKGEEVKLSGFGNFTLRDKNPRPGRNPKTGVEITITARRVVTFHPSQKLKAYVNGSEPDNA, from the coding sequence GTGGCCGTTACCAAAGCTGAAATTGTAGACATGCTGTTTGAGAGTATGGGTCTGAACAAGCGGGAAGCCAAAGGTATCGTCGAGGCCCTATTCGACGGCATCCGTGAGAATCTGGCCAAAGGCGAGGAGGTGAAGCTATCCGGCTTTGGCAATTTTACGTTACGCGATAAAAACCCCCGCCCCGGACGTAACCCGAAGACCGGTGTGGAGATTACCATCACGGCGCGGCGCGTGGTGACGTTCCATCCGAGCCAGAAGCTCAAAGCCTACGTGAATGGTAGCGAACCAGACAACGCATAG
- a CDS encoding class I SAM-dependent methyltransferase: MNNIHWDKIYTEKASTTVSWYCDHDETSLRLLDEMDLKPQDAIIDVGGGASTWVDDLIGRGFSRISILDLSAAALAVTQQRLGKYPGTVKWIAGDVLETPLPQANFSLWHDRAVFHFLTDKKQRQRYVQVLSDALKPGGHVIIATFAEDGPTQCSELPVCRYSPEQLHSEFGTLFTLISHDHVIHRTPAGKTQAFTYCHFQII; encoded by the coding sequence ATGAATAATATACATTGGGATAAGATTTACACCGAGAAAGCATCGACCACGGTGAGTTGGTACTGTGACCATGATGAGACATCGTTACGACTGCTGGATGAGATGGATTTGAAACCACAAGACGCGATTATCGATGTCGGTGGTGGCGCTTCCACATGGGTCGATGACTTGATTGGGCGCGGATTTTCCAGAATCTCCATACTTGATCTCTCCGCTGCCGCACTGGCCGTGACCCAACAACGTCTTGGGAAGTATCCGGGCACCGTGAAGTGGATCGCCGGGGATGTGCTGGAAACGCCCCTGCCGCAAGCAAACTTCTCTTTATGGCATGACCGCGCAGTTTTTCATTTCCTGACGGACAAAAAACAGCGCCAACGCTACGTTCAGGTATTGAGCGACGCCTTAAAGCCAGGCGGCCATGTCATCATAGCCACCTTCGCAGAAGACGGGCCTACCCAATGCAGCGAACTTCCAGTGTGCCGTTATAGCCCTGAACAATTGCATTCTGAGTTTGGAACATTATTTACGCTTATTTCCCATGATCACGTGATACACCGCACCCCGGCAGGGAAAACCCAAGCTTTTACGTATTGCCATTTTCAGATCATTTGA